Sequence from the Sphingomonas koreensis genome:
GGCGGCGTCAGCCTTGCGTGCCTCGGGCAGCGCCGCGACCCAGGCCTTGCGCCAGTTGCGCAGCCGTTCGCGGTCCTGATCGGTCGTGATCATCCGCCAGCGCGTCTCGGGCGCTTCCTTGACGAGCTGGAGGTTGCCGTCCTTCGTGCAGGCGGCGAGGGAGAGGGCGATCAGGGCTGCGGCGGCGACACGCATCTCAGGCCGCCGTCCAGCCGCCGTCCATCGTATAGTTCGCGCCGGTGATTGCGCTCGCCTCGTCGCGGCACAGGAACACCAGCAGCGCGGCGATCTGTTCCGGTTGAACGAACTGTTTGGTCGGCTGCGCGGCGAGGAGCACGTCGTTCATCACCTGCTCGCGCGTCATGTTCCGCGCCTTCATCGTGTCGGGGATCTGGTTCTCGACCAGGGGCGTCCAGACATAGCCGGGCGAGATGCAGTTGACCGTCACACCATCGGTCGCGGTTTCCAGCGCGATCGTCTTGGTCAGGCCCGCGATGCCGTGCTTGGCGGCGACATAGGCCGATTTGTTAGGGCTCGCGACCAAGCTGTGCGCGGACGCGGTATTGATGATCCGGCCCCATTTCGCCGCTTTCATATGCGGCACCGCGGCGCGCATCATGTGCCACGCACTGGACAGGTTGATCGCGATGATCGCGTCCCATTTCTCGGGCGGGAAGTCCTCGATCGCCGCGACATGCTGGATGCCGGCATTGTTGACGATGATGTCGGGCCCGCCGAGCTCGGCATGGCAGCGCTCGACCATCGCATAGATCGCATCGGGCTTGGACATGTCGGCGCCGTCGTACAGCGCCTTCCCGCCGCTCAGCGCCTCGAGCCCCGCGCGTTCGGTCTCGATCGCGGCGGCGTCGCCAAAGCCATTGATCATCACGCTCGCCCCCTCGGCAGCGAGCGCCTTGGCGATGGCAAGGCCGATGCCCGAGGTTGAGCCGGTGACGATGGCGGATTTGCCGGAAAGGAACATGGGGTACTCCTAGCTTCGCTTGGGCGTGAGATCGAACGCGGCGGTGTGTCCGTCAATGATGTTGCTGGCGACGAGACGCGCATTGGCCATCGTCTCCCGTACCGAGAGCCGCCCCGAGTCCCAATGCTCGCGCATCGACCGGGCTGAGAATTCGAAGTCGCGGCTGCCGCCCTCCCAGGCATTGGCACGGTAGATGAGGTGGACGAGGCTCACCGGTTTCTCGTCCGCCACCGCGCGAAGCGCGGCGACGTCGGGGTCGTTGTGCAGCTCGGGCGGGAGCTTCGCGAGCACCTTGCGGATCGCCTCGCGCTCCTGGCGCAATCGCATCCGTTCGGCCGAGACCTGGCGCGTGCGGCTCGAGAAGCGGATCTCCTTCTCGCGTGCCATCACGTCGGTGATCGTGCGCGGCATCGTCGCGGCGGACGAGAAGAGATCGACCTG
This genomic interval carries:
- a CDS encoding 3-hydroxybutyrate dehydrogenase codes for the protein MFLSGKSAIVTGSTSGIGLAIAKALAAEGASVMINGFGDAAAIETERAGLEALSGGKALYDGADMSKPDAIYAMVERCHAELGGPDIIVNNAGIQHVAAIEDFPPEKWDAIIAINLSSAWHMMRAAVPHMKAAKWGRIINTASAHSLVASPNKSAYVAAKHGIAGLTKTIALETATDGVTVNCISPGYVWTPLVENQIPDTMKARNMTREQVMNDVLLAAQPTKQFVQPEQIAALLVFLCRDEASAITGANYTMDGGWTAA